TTTCGCCGTACTTGTCGGTGCAGGGGTTACTGCAATTATTCAAAGTAGTAGTGCAACTACAGTAATGACTGTAGGTTTTGTAAATGCAGGACTTATGAATTTATTTCAAGCTGCTGGGGTTATTATGGGAGCAAACATAGGTACTACAATGACCGCTCAACTTATAGCCTTTAAACTTACAGATATAGCACCATTTATTCTTGCTATAGGTGCCGTTTTAGTTATGTTTAGCAAGAAGAAAAAAACTAGAGATATTGGTGAAATCGTTCTAGGTTTTGGTATATTATTTGTAGGTATGTCTATGATGGAAACTTCTATGAGACCTTTAAGTCAACTAGATAGCTTTAAAAACCTTATTGTGGTACTCGGAAAATATCCACTCATGGGAGTTCTTGTTGGTCTTGGTATGACAGCAACAGTTCAAAGTAGTAGTGCTACTATTGGAATATTAATGGCACTTGCTGCAAATAGCAGTATTTCCCTTGGTGTTGCACTTCCTATTCTATTTGGAGATAATATTGGAACATGTGCTACTGCGCTACTCGCAAGTATAGGAACAACTAAAAATGCTAAGAGAGCTGCACTTATACATTTAATCTTTAACACCACAGGAACAATATTGTTTATGCTAGCTTTCAAACCAGTGTTAAAAATTGTTCCAATGTTTGGTGGAGATATTCAAAGGCAAATTGCCAACGCACACACATTGTTCAATGTAACAAATGTATGTATTCAAATTTGGTTTATAAATGTTTTAGTTAAGATTGTTAATAAATTAGTTCCAGGAGAGGATGAAAAATCATCTGCTCTAGTACTCGAATACTTAGATGTAAGACTCCTGGAAACTCCTGCAATTGCTGTTGGACAAGTTATTAAGGAAATTAGTAGAATGGGAAAACTCGCCTCTGAAAATCTTTCTAATGCAATGCAAGCTTTTTTAAATTCTGATGAAAATTTGATGAGCTCAGTTATTGAGCACGAGGTAACCATAAATTATCTTGAAAGAGAAATAACTGGTTATATGGTATCTCTTTCAAATACTCCTCTATCAGAACATCAATCTGAAATCATTACTTCATTATATCATGTAGTAAATGATATAGAGAGAATTGGGGATCATGCTGATAACTTAGGTGAACTTGCTAAACTAAAGATGGATAGTAACCTCTCTTTTTCAGAAAAAGCAATATCTGATCTTGCACATATGTTTGAAACTGTAAAATATTGTGTTGATAATTCCATAATAGCTTTAGAAAATTCTGATGTGCAAGCTGCCCGCAAAGCCATGGATGTAGAAGAGAATATAGATGACATGGAAAAACAACTTAAAAATGATCATATAGCTAGATTAAATAACTTTGAGTGCACCCCAGCTGGTGGCTCAGTATACCTAGAGTTGTTAACAAATCTAGAAAGAGTCGGAGACCATTCAAATAATATTGCACAAATGGTTATTAATTCTAAATAAATTTTCAAAAAAAAAGATTAGGGCATAGTGTAAAACTAAACCCTAGTCTTTTTTTATGTTTGCGATTTATCAATTCTTTTATTTTTTAAGTACTATTATTGTTAACTACTCTAAGATATTTGTTTGGCCTTACATATATTACTTAATTCCACTTCTATTATATTTTGTACATATTCTGCTAAACCCTGTTCCTGCTCTTTACTTAAGCCATACAAATAAATAGGTTTATGTATAACCATATTTATTTT
This DNA window, taken from Clostridium estertheticum, encodes the following:
- a CDS encoding Na/Pi cotransporter family protein: MDYKMIFQLLGGLGLFVYGMKLMGDGLQKAAGEKLKRMLEILTSNKFFAVLVGAGVTAIIQSSSATTVMTVGFVNAGLMNLFQAAGVIMGANIGTTMTAQLIAFKLTDIAPFILAIGAVLVMFSKKKKTRDIGEIVLGFGILFVGMSMMETSMRPLSQLDSFKNLIVVLGKYPLMGVLVGLGMTATVQSSSATIGILMALAANSSISLGVALPILFGDNIGTCATALLASIGTTKNAKRAALIHLIFNTTGTILFMLAFKPVLKIVPMFGGDIQRQIANAHTLFNVTNVCIQIWFINVLVKIVNKLVPGEDEKSSALVLEYLDVRLLETPAIAVGQVIKEISRMGKLASENLSNAMQAFLNSDENLMSSVIEHEVTINYLEREITGYMVSLSNTPLSEHQSEIITSLYHVVNDIERIGDHADNLGELAKLKMDSNLSFSEKAISDLAHMFETVKYCVDNSIIALENSDVQAARKAMDVEENIDDMEKQLKNDHIARLNNFECTPAGGSVYLELLTNLERVGDHSNNIAQMVINSK